Part of the uncultured Anaeromusa sp. genome is shown below.
AAAATCTGCCTCTTCGCGAAACAGAACAGACGGCGCCCATGTCTTTTTATGGACTTAGCAAGCATACGGTGGAACGCTATTTGGAATTGTACCATCAACTGCACGGCCTGGAATATGCGGCGTTGCGTTTTGCCAACGTTTATGGCGAACGCCAGGGAGACGGCGGCGAAGGCGGCGTTGTCAGCATTTTTACCCGTTTACTGCTCCAAGGATGTTCGTTGCAGCTATTTGGCGATGGCAAGCAGACGAGAGATTTTGTTTACGCCGGAGATGTGGCGGCTGCAGTGGCTGCTTCTTTGGCCTCGCAAGTACCTTCCGGCACGTATAATGTCAGTACTGGAAAACAAACGTCCCTGTTGGAATTGATTGAAACGATGAGTCGTATTTCCGGCGCAAAGCCCCAAGTGGTACTGGATCAACCTAGAGCCGGGGATATATTGCATTCAGCACTGGATTCCAGTCGGTTGCAACAGTATTCTGGCTGGCGGCCGCAGATGCCGCTGGAAGAAGGTTTGAGACGAACCTATGGGGCCGTTGGCTGAAGAAAGATTGCAGTAGGAGGATGAAATAGTTGCAACAGCGTTGGATGATAGTTACGTTGCTGTGTTTGATTTTATTCTTTTTCCAGCTAGGCTCGCTGCCTTTGCTGGATCCAGATGAACCGGTATACGCGCAAACAGCGAAGGAAATGCTGGCGGCGGGAGATTGGCTTTCCCCCCGCATCTTTGGCGAAGTCTGGTTTGATAAGCCGCCGATGTACTATTGGCTGGTGGCGGGAGTCACGATGCTATTGGGACCTACGGAATGGGCGGCGCGTTTGCCTGCGGCGGCTATGGCGTTGGGGACGGTTTGGCTTGTGTACGCCTTTATGAAGAATCGCTTCGGAAGCGCTAGCGCGGCAGCTTCTGCCGTAGTGCTGGCGACGAGCTTGGAATTCTTTTATTTGGCGAAAGGCGCTGTAACCGATAGTACGCTGACATTTTTTCTGACGGCATGCTTGTTGGCGTATTGGGAGAAACGAATCATGCTGGCTTATGTGCTGGCGGCGCTGGCTACCTTAACCAAGGGGCCGGTGGGTCTGTTGTTTCCTGGTGCGATTTTGCTGTTGGAGCTACTAAGCCGAGGCGATTGGCGAGGCTTTATCAAGTTGCAGCTGCCTAAAGGCCTGCTGGTGTATGCGGCAGTCGCTTTGCCTTGGTATATAGCCATGTATGCAGTTCATGGCCAAGTGTTTGTTGATACTTTTTTAGGTATGCATAATGTGACGCGCTTTACTTCTGCAGAACATGATGTGTCTAATGCGTGGACTTATTTTGTGCCTGTTTTGATTCTGGGTTTTTTCCCTTGGGTTACCCTGCTGCCGCAGACGGTATGGCTTGCGTGGAAAGAGGCGCAGTATGAGCGCCGGACGTTACGGTTTCTGCTTCTTTGGGCGGCTTTTATCTTCATCTTTTTTACAATTGCCAAAACGAAATTGGTATCCTATATTTTGCCCATGTTCCCGCCTTTAGCCATGCTGGTGGGGTGGCGCTTAAGCCGTCTGTGGGTGCAGCCTGTGAGGCAGCGGGCCTGGGCGATTGCTTGCGGCGCTTTGCATGGCTTGTTGGGGGCAGGACTGGTCTATGGTCAGGCGTTGATGCCGGCATTGGCTTGGGGAGCGTTCCTTGCAGCCGGAATTTTACTTGTTACCGGGGCTGGAGCTTCTTGGCAGATTTGGCGAGGCGGATACCAAAGAGCGTGGGTGACCTTGGCTGCTGGCGCCAGCGCCTTTTTGCTGACTTTGGTGTTGGTGCTGCTGCCTTTGGCGGCACCGCAATTTACCGCCAAGGAAATTGCCGAAGATTTTAAGGCGAACTATGACGGTGCGTCTTCTGTTTATGTCATTAAATTTTTGCGTCCAGGTTTTGTGTATTATACCGATGCTTCTACCGAGGAGGTCGGCACTACTTTATTCCACAACAAGGTGGATACGCGGGCGGTTTTGCAGCAAATGGTGTCTCGCCAGGAGCGAGCTTATTTTGTGCTGCGCCTTTCCGACTATCGGTTGTTATCGGAAGCGGAGCAAAAG
Proteins encoded:
- a CDS encoding glycosyltransferase family 39 protein — translated: MQQRWMIVTLLCLILFFFQLGSLPLLDPDEPVYAQTAKEMLAAGDWLSPRIFGEVWFDKPPMYYWLVAGVTMLLGPTEWAARLPAAAMALGTVWLVYAFMKNRFGSASAAASAVVLATSLEFFYLAKGAVTDSTLTFFLTACLLAYWEKRIMLAYVLAALATLTKGPVGLLFPGAILLLELLSRGDWRGFIKLQLPKGLLVYAAVALPWYIAMYAVHGQVFVDTFLGMHNVTRFTSAEHDVSNAWTYFVPVLILGFFPWVTLLPQTVWLAWKEAQYERRTLRFLLLWAAFIFIFFTIAKTKLVSYILPMFPPLAMLVGWRLSRLWVQPVRQRAWAIACGALHGLLGAGLVYGQALMPALAWGAFLAAGILLVTGAGASWQIWRGGYQRAWVTLAAGASAFLLTLVLVLLPLAAPQFTAKEIAEDFKANYDGASSVYVIKFLRPGFVYYTDASTEEVGTTLFHNKVDTRAVLQQMVSRQERAYFVLRLSDYRLLSEAEQKKLTVLSTRYEVLLLLKEGTL
- a CDS encoding NAD-dependent epimerase/dehydratase family protein, translating into MKQILVTGGAGFIGSHLTPQLLAAGWKVTVLDDLSSGNRAYVPLEVDFIEQDVRDPGALAQVFASNDFEAVVHFAAQTMVPVSLAKPVYDCELNVVATVELLEQCRVHGVRKVVFASSAAVYGDNQNLPLRETEQTAPMSFYGLSKHTVERYLELYHQLHGLEYAALRFANVYGERQGDGGEGGVVSIFTRLLLQGCSLQLFGDGKQTRDFVYAGDVAAAVAASLASQVPSGTYNVSTGKQTSLLELIETMSRISGAKPQVVLDQPRAGDILHSALDSSRLQQYSGWRPQMPLEEGLRRTYGAVG